The genome window CGACGCGATGCTCGCCGACGGCACCGTCGCCGAGCACGACGCCGCGCACACCGGCCGCCGCGGCCGCCCCGCCAAGGCGTACGCGCTGACCGACGCCGGGCGCGAGGCGTTCCCGCACGCCTACGACACGCTCGCCGCGTCGGCGCTGCGCTTCCTCGCCGCGACCGGCGGCGAGGCCGTCGTCCGGCAGTTCGCCGACGCCCGCGTCGCCGAGCTGGAGCAGCGGTACGCCGACGTCGCCGCCGCCCCCGTCGCCGAGCGCCCGGAGCGGCTCGCCGAGGCGCTGTCGCGGGACGGCTACGCTGCCACCGCCGCGCCGGGCGAGGTCTGCCAGCACCACTGCCCGGTGCAG of Mycobacteriales bacterium contains these proteins:
- a CDS encoding metalloregulator ArsR/SmtB family transcription factor yields the protein MKNAGTEVRTRERVAGLLLRTGGATAADLGQELGLSPAAVRRHLDAMLADGTVAEHDAAHTGRRGRPAKAYALTDAGREAFPHAYDTLAASALRFLAATGGEAVVRQFADARVAELEQRYADVAAAPVAERPERLAEALSRDGYAATAAPGEVCQHHCPVQHVAAEFPQLCEAETAFFSRLLGTPVHRLTTIAHGDSCCTATVSNERSSS